The Aspergillus nidulans FGSC A4 chromosome VII nucleotide sequence CGGGGAGGGCACGGCAGGgtctggctttggctggacTCTGGCCgaatctgcatctgcacccGACGAAGCGGCTGCGGGGTTCCAGTAGAGCCGTCAACGGAAAATAAGGATAGTCGAGCACTGGATGTGTCATAAGTACTAAGGGGTGACAGAGTTTGTCATGTTGTGTATCATTTATTTGCTAGAGTTTGACCTAAGGCGGAGAGACTGGTAAAAGGATGAATGGGGACTTGCGGCATCTGCAACAGAGCAATCCCGCCGCAGCGGTCAAATATCCCCAGTGCCTCTGTGTCGGGTCGCCAACCCTGcgcttcttttcttcctttttcctgtAAACTAGCTGCAGGCTGCCAGCCATGATTTGATTTGGTTTTGATTCCCTCCCCCCAATAGTATCCACATTATCCCACCCTCTTATGACGGCCCGGCTCCTTTTTCCCCCCTTCTGCCCTCCCTCCTTCTGCTCCCACCCGCATCCCGACAGCTTGGGTCCCTTTCCTTCGCCCTCCTTCCTGCTGGATCCCTCTTAGAAGCTTCCAACTGCTCGGAGCATGCCGCCGCCAAATTTCCATGAGCAGATTCAGGTCGATGTAAGTTCACTCCAGGTTACCTCTTCACGGGGTCAGGCCACTATCCAGAGGATTTGTTTGAGTCCGAAGGCCGCAGGCGATCTGCCGTACCCCTCCCCACCCGCTGGCGCTCGTGAATTAACAGTTCTCCAGACAAGTGACGAGGACTCACTCTACGATGCCGATTCCGTAGCTGACTCGAGTCTCTCGTTTGCATCCACTGTTCGAGACTACTATTATGAAAATGGCCGTCGGTACCATGCATACCGCTACGGCCAATACCCCATTCccaacgatgaagaggagcaggatcGCTTGAACATCACCCACCACCTCTTCAAGCTTCTGACTGGGGGCGATCTGTACCGCACCCCGCTTGCCCAACAGCCCGCCCCAAAGCGGATTCTCGACATCGGCACGGGGACGGGCGCCTGGGCGCTGGAAATGGCCGAGCAGTTTCCTGAGGCCGAGATTATTGGCACTGATTTGAGTCCTATTCAGCCGAGCTTTTCGCCGCCCAACTGCACATTTATCATCGATGACGCAGAGAGCGATTGGGCATTCTCCAAGGATGAACCGTTTGATTACATCCACGCTCGATCTATGGGCGGTGGTATTGCCGACTGGGATAGGCTATTTCGGCAGGCCTACAACCATCTGAAACCTGGTGGCTGGCTTGAGGTCCAGGAATTCGAGGCCGCTATACACTCCGATGACGGCACGGAAGAAAAGGCGCCGATGCTGGTAGACCTTTCTAAGAAGCTAGACGAGGCGAGCAAGAAGTTCGGCAAGCGGGTGAGCGTTGCTCCTTCGCTTGCTGGGTGGATGGATAGGGCTGGGTTTACCA carries:
- a CDS encoding protein llmA (transcript_id=CADANIAT00008843) produces the protein MPPPNFHEQIQVDVSSLQVTSSRGQATIQRICLSPKAAGDLPYPSPPAGARELTVLQTSDEDSLYDADSVADSSLSFASTVRDYYYENGRRYHAYRYGQYPIPNDEEEQDRLNITHHLFKLLTGGDLYRTPLAQQPAPKRILDIGTGTGAWALEMAEQFPEAEIIGTDLSPIQPSFSPPNCTFIIDDAESDWAFSKDEPFDYIHARSMGGGIADWDRLFRQAYNHLKPGGWLEVQEFEAAIHSDDGTEEKAPMLVDLSKKLDEASKKFGKRVSVAPSLAGWMDRAGFTNITEDIYKCPVGSWPKSPRLKEIGRVGKVAVIEAIEPYSLALFTRVLGWSYERAQDYVNKCRREAMNCSGHIHILYYFVYAQRPL